TGAAATAGCCAATCAAGCCAAAAGCCGATTTATCGCCAATATGAGCCATGAATTTCGTACCCCTCTCCACGGCATCATGGGCTTCAGTCAACTGCTGTTAAAAGATGATCAAATTACCTTAGATCAGCAATCTAGCCTTAATACCATTCATCGCAGTAGTGAACATTTACTCTCTCTAGTCAACGAAGTCATTACCCTCTCCAAGGTTGAAGCAGGAATGCTCACCTACGAGTCCAAGGATGTGAACCTTCACGACCTTTGTGAGGGAGTGCAAGACTTATTTTCCCTACAAGCTGTTTCCAAGAACATCCAGTTTCAAATTTACCTTGCCCCTGATATTCCTCAATATGTGAGAACTGACGCTCAAAAACTCAGGCAAATTCTCATCAACTTACTAGGAAATGCCCTCAAGTTTACGAAGCAAGGAAGTGTTGATTGCCAAGTGCAATGGCGATCCGCTAGCTCTGAAGCTTCGTCCCACCAATTAAGGTTTACTATCCAAGATACGGGACCAGGAATTCCTGAGCATTTGCTGCCTCAACTGTTTAACTCCTTTACCCAAGATCCATTGACTCGCGATAGCTTTGGAGGCATTGGATTAGGACTAACCCTTTGCCAAAGATTTATCCATCTACTGAAAGGAGACATTTCAATAGATAGTGTTGAAGGCAAAGGTACGACCGTCAGCTTTCATATTCCAGTTGAATTGGGTGAGCCTGTTCTAGAACTCTCTGTGTCCCAAAAGACCGCCGTAGGGCTGGCAGAAAATCAAATCCCCTATCGAATTCTGGTCGTAGAAGATTATTCTGATAACCGCGAGATTTTAGTCATGATGCTGGAAACGGTAGGGTTTGAAGTCAAAGAAGCAGAGAATGGCCAAGAGGCAGTGGACTTCAATCAAACTTGGCATCCTCATTTGATCTGGATGGATTTACAATTGCCTCTGCTCAATGGTCTAGAGGCGACGCGACTGATCAAAGCCCAGACCCAAAACCCACCCGTGATCATTGCCATCACAGCCCAAGCTCTTGAAGCTGATGAAGTGAAAGCGCTCAAAGCAGGGTGTGACGACTATCTACGCAAACCTTACAAAGCTACTCAAGTTTTTGACAAAATGGCTCAGCATTTGGATATTACTTATCGTTATGACACTCCCAGCCCTACTAGACCTGCAACAAATCCTATTCCCCTAACAATAAAGCAGTTAGACTCTATGCCACGCTCTTGGGTACAGCTACTGCACGAGGCTGCGATTAAGTTAGATGAAGATATGCTTGATCAGTTGATGAAAGACATTCCTCATGACCAACCTTCCCTAAAATCTTCATTGGAATATCTCATGACCACCTATCAATATGACGTGATCATGGAGGCGACCCAAGCGATTTTGAGAGAATGAATAATGCTTCAACCTACTGGTAGAGATTTAGTTCATTTGTGCCGTTATCCTGACTCTAGCCGCTCGTTCTTTTTGGAGATATTCACCCTATGCCATCATTGAGTAACGCCCTCTTTTTAGCTCAGGTTGAGCATGATCCGATGCACCGCCTGAATTTCTCACAAGCTCTTACTAAATTCATCTACAATCCAGTCTCAGCAGGACTTACAGAGAACTTAGTAAAATAACACTCTGCATTTTGATTAAGCCTCGGTATTCTTGGCATCTAATGGTTTGGCTTAGTAAATGTAGAAAAATCTAGCATCCGCATTAGAGGCGTCCACCAGCCCGCTCTAGCCAAATTGTTAAAGCGTGCGCTCACAGAGGTCAATGCGAAATTCAACTCCGTGTTGAGTGAACCCTAATCGTTGATATAGATCATGAACATGTGGCCTGGAAATACGACTCGTTGCAATGAGTTTGTAGCAATTTGCCTCTTTAGCTAATTCAATCACTTGTTTAACGAGCTCTGAACCTATTCCATTACCTCGACAGGACTCATCCACGTACACATCTTCCATTAAGCCAAACGGTTGATCGTGTAAATCGTTGCACATCAGATAAATGTAAGCTCTTCCAACCTCAACTCCATTGTCTGTAACAGAGATGCGGATGCCCTTAGCTTCAATGTTTCTTCTTTCAAAATCCAAGTCCTTATCCCTTCCATTTATTTGATCGCCAATTTTAGATAAAATTTGCAGGCTACAACTTAAAACCTGAATATTGTACAAGTCTTGAGTAAAAGGGGCCAAAAAACAGCGAGAATGCAATTACCACAAAGCTTCTAGCGGTTTTATTGTATGACCCCAACTACAACAGAGTGTACTTCAAAGACCTACGACTTTGGCAAGCTCGGCTCTCGCCCCATCCTGGCAGATTTCAACGGTGGCACCCTCACCAGTGATGCAGGTCTACTACTGATCAAGCAGGTAGACGAGCAGTTTCACATTACCCAGCACTTTACGGAATGCTTCATCGACCAACGCAACCCAAACCGCATTCAACACCATCTATGTGACCTTGTAGCCCAACGAGTGTATGGCATCATCCAAGGCTATGAAGACCTCAATGACCATGATGTGTTACGCCACGAGCCGATGTTCAACATTGCGGTGGGACAACTCGAAAAGAGTCATCCTCGCTGTGCACCTCTTGCTGGGAAAAGTACTCTCAATCGTTTGGAGCAAGCCCCTCATGGTGATGCTGAGTCCCTCAACCGACGCTACGTACGGTTTGCCCTCAACCCTGATGCCATGAAGACGTTTTTCGTGGAGCGCTTTGTTCAGCTCACACCCACAAAGCCAGAGCATATCGTGATTGATATAGATGTCACTGACGACATGGCCCATGGTCAGCAGGAACAGGTCTTTTTCAATCCCTACTATCACCATGAGTGCTTTGCTCCGCTGTTGATCTTTTGTGGGACACATTTACTGGCAGCCCAGTTACGTCCTTCCAATGTGGACCCTGCAGCAGGAGCGTTGGAGCAATTGCAATGCATCATCCCTTGTCTACGGTGTCATTGGCCTGAGGTCGAAATTACGGTCCGCGCTGATAGTGCCTATGCACGCAATGACATTATGGACTGGTGCGAAGGGGAAAACGTGGATTATGTGATCGCCATGGCGGCGAATGACCGTTTAGTTCGCATGAGTAAAGATATCGAAGCTAAAGCCAAGGCTGAGTTTGAGCGGTGTCAGACGGTAGAGCCACCGCTGGAAGGGACTCCATGGTATCGCTCTCTCAACTATCAGACCCTTCACTCCTGGAGTAAAAGACGACGGGTGGTTGCTAAGGTCACCTATGACGAAAAAGGCGTGCATCATCGGTTTGTGGTCACCTCTTTTCCGGCATCAGAGGTGATTCCCAGTAAGCTCTACGAAGATGAGTACTGCCCAAGGGCAAATATGGAAAATCGGATCAAAGAACACCAGCTTGAATTGTTCAGTGACCGCACTTCGGCCCATTGGTTTGAGAGCAATCAACTGCGCCTCTGGTGGTCATCTGTGGGATATGTTTTGCTCAATGCCCTGCGCGAACATGGGCTCGCCGATACGCCGCTCAAAGCAGCACAGCTAGGAACCATTCGCCTGAAGCTGCTCAAAGTAGCCGCTCAAATCCGCTTCAGTGTCCGCCGTATTTATGTCGGCATCAACTCACACTGTCCTTGGCAGCAGTGGTTTGAGCACGCCATTCTCAGATTAAAACGATGGCCTGCTCCCACCTAGACGGAAGTGATAGGCAAACCCAGGTAAATAGTGAATTGCAAGGGAATGATAACCCTAGCTTTGCGATGTCCATTTTTGCTAAAAATCGAAGTCTTCTAGTGAATTCCTCCATCACTGGAGCAAGTAAACCTGTGACCGTACCTTTCAATGACAATATTGGAATGGATCAACGGATGGTTGTAGCCAATTCGGCCTTCTGATTACTGCTTGTGAGAAATGCAGGACCGGGGGATGAGACGATATGGGCTGCGAGATACTTAGTGCGATCTCAAATCCGGTAGCTTAGGTCTCGATACCGCATCCGTCGAGAGATCTGGCATCTTGCGCCGATGCCGCCACATAATCCAGCCCGTCATGATCAAAATGCTGGGGGATAGGCCCATACATACATACAGAATACGGGTCGGTAGCCCCCCGAAGAATCCGTAATGGATGGCGGGAAACGTATTGATGATGAAATCGCCTCGAGATCTCCCTGTATACAGCCCCCAAGTGCGAATGAGATCACCACTATATTTATCAAATTCCAGCACACCACAATCATAGGTGTCATAACACTGCACCCAATCGATAATTCCAGTCGGCTCACTACCGATATAGGCATTCGAGAAACGACTGCCCGGTAAAGTGGCTTCAGCCATTTTCACCATCTTGGGTAAATGTTGGCCCAATAACCCGACCGTTATAACGTTAGGAATTGGACGAGAATAAACCGGTACATCAACCCCTTGATCCGTTGGTCCAGGTTGGCTAAAGGTCAGGGCATAGATAGCTGGCATGGTCCAAGAGCTGTAGTTCCAGCAAAACCCCGTAAAAGTTGCCATGGCCAAAAAGAGACTGGCAAGAATGCCCACTACTTTATGAACATCAAAGTTGCGCCGTTTAATATGCCCTTGCCACTTGATTTTGAAACCGGCGATCAGCTTGCGCCAGCCGGGCCATAGGATCGTGCCAGATAGGCAGAGGAGTGTCGTGAGCAGCCCCACAGCCCCCACAAAATAGAGTCCCCACTGCCCCGCAAAGAGACCTTCATGAAATGCCAGAAGTGACGCCCAAAAAGCGTCAATGTCATCCGTATTCGTTTCATTACCAATCACTTCCGCCGTATAAGGGTTGAGATAGAGGAGATGGAACTGATCCGCCATGTCAGAATAGCCAAAATAAATGGGTTCATCTGCCTGGAAAAACCGATGTTCACTCTCAGCCAATTCGGTTATTTCATGGAATTGAGGGACATTGGCTTGCGCATACGCTTCGGCCCGTTGATACAGTACCGGTAAGGGCAACCGTTCATCTTCTGGCTGAATTACAGGAAGTTGGCTTTTGATCTGAGTGTTAGAGAGTTCAGGAGAGAAGACCAATAGGCTCCCCGTTAACCCCACGACTGCAATAACCAGCCCAATCCCTAGACCAACGATCCGGTGAAAGGTGAAAACCCAGGTTCTGATTTTTTTGGAACTGATTAATACCATTGATCTTTACTGCTTAAAACTGAACGGATACAGTACCCTGGACAGTAAATGGTGCCCCCACCAAGGTCAACCCCGCCACATTACCTTCGAAGTAACGCGTATTGAATAAGTTCTTGAAGTTCAACTGGACATTCCAATGTTTGCGGCGATAGAACAAGCTCGCATCAACCCGCAGATAGTCTGGCAATACAAAATCGTTCGGGATTGCGGCTTCGCGGTTGCCCACATAAAATAATCCCAGCCCACCCCCTAAGCCTTGAAAACGACCTGACTGGTGTTCATAGGTGGTCCACAGACTGGCCCCCACTCCGGGAGCATTCTCCAACAGGTTCCCTTCAGGATTAAACTCATCTCCTCTGGTGATGACAGAGTCATTGACGAAGGTCGAGGCAATAATATTCCAGCCCGGCAGCACCTCGCCCCCAATATCAAACTCCAGGCCACGACTTCTAACTTCACCAATCGGAATGGAAAAATCGTCATCCAGCGGATCAACCCTAAGGACATTGGATTTGGTGATTTGGTAGGCCACCAGAGTAGCTGCTAGCTTGCCCCATTCAGCTTTGATGCCGACTTCAAACTGAGTACCGCGTTCCGGTTCAATCACTTCACCCTCCCGAGTTCGGGCATTATTGGGCGAAAAGGAACGATTGAAATTCGCATACAGGGAAACGGGCTGAATGGGTTGATAGACAATGCCAATCCGAGGAGAGAAGGCTTGGTCATTAAAGTTGGCGGGAAAGTCCGCCCGCTCTCCTTCAAACACTTCAAATCCTTCTTCGTCATAATTCAAAAAGTCATATCGTCCACCCACCAGGAGCTTGAGGGTAGGGGTTAATGGTTAGTGTCCCTATTTATTCGCCACGGTTTTTGAGGCGATCATGCTTGGCATGATCCCTACGAGAGACGAGAAAGAAAATCGCTAAACAGCTCTCCTCATTTGGGAAAGCACCAATTTCGTCAGCCTTGGTTCGGAATTTCCGGAACAGCCTTTCTAGCGCATTGGAAGTACGAATCAGCGAATGAAGGGATTCATCAAAATCATAGAAACTCAAGGTCAGGGCAAAATCTTTGATGAAGGTTCTAACAGCATCGGGTTCAAGGTCTGTCCATTTCTGTGCAAACACGAGCAACGTCACAATCGCTTCTTCCCAGTCTGGCGCTTTATAGATAGCATAGGCATCGTGTTTAATTTGTGAATATCGCAGCTTCTTTGCTTCAGAGTGGGAGAGTTCTTGTCCTTGAGCATCCAGGTGTGGCAATTGCTCATAGCCCAAATGCCGGAGCATCGCTCGAACCTTGTGGGTAATGCATCGTTGATGTTGTGCGAGGGGAAACAGAGCGCGAATTACCTTAGGTAGTCCAGTGGTGCCATCACTGACAATCAGCTTCACCAAATGGGTTTGCAATCCTCGGTGCCGCAGGTGCTCAAAGAACAGTAGCCAGGCTGCCTCAGATTCTTGGACAGCCATTTCGTAATGAAGAACGGTTTGTGTCCCATCTGGCCATATCGCCATGGCCACTAAGATGACTCGGTCTTCCGCACGACGTAGCTTCCGGATATGTCCAGCTTGGTCTTCCCAAAAGTCTTCGGAGGCGCATTGAACACTCGCCCACACTCCATCAACAATCAGAATAAAAGGGGTTTTCTCAAGACGAGTTTGACGACTTTGGAGCATTTGCTTCTGAGCTTTGAGAGTAATCCGGTTAATGGCATTCACGGATAAAACTGCTCCCAGGATCTCATAGAGAGCTTCTTGCAAGTCTCGAAGCGATAAACCCATGACATACAAGCCCAGGCAAAACTCTAGAAGGCTACCGAGGGCTCGTTGGTAACGCTCTAGAATCTTCCACTCTCGGTCTGCATTCCCTTTCCGTAGTTTCGGGACAGATAGTTGAGCAATCCTGCCGTACTGGGTATCAAGAACCCGCTGATAATAGCCTGAACGTCGAGGGCGAGTCCCTTGAAGCTCTGATAGATAAGCTTGGACTTCTTCGTCTAGTGCTGACTCTACTGCTATCTGGGTAACTCGGTTAGCCTCAAGGCGCAGGGTTGCTTCTAAAGCTTTGTTAATAGAGGCATATGAACTTTGAGACTGGATACGGATAATCTGCTGCTCACGTTGGGAAATGTTCATCAAGGAGTGCTCCGAATTCTCTATTATCAGAGCATTTCAGCTATTCCAGCTCATGGCGAATAAATCAAGACACTAACGAATATTTAGACCTCAAGGTTATCGGGATTGACGAGATTTCTCTGAAAAGAGGCCATCGTGATTTTGTAGTTTTGATCACGATTCCTACCACAGGCGGAGTAGACATATTGGCAGTTCTGGCTGACCGTAAACAACAGACCGTTGCAAATTTTCTTCAATCGATTCCCCTTCATTTACGCCAAACCATTGAGCGGGTTTGTACTGATATGTATCAAGGATCGCTCTTTATGGATTCCAGGGATCGGGCAACAGAAGGCCATTGCCAAAGGTATAATGCCGTGAATCCCCCTCTGAGCCTGTACTGTAGTTCATGACTAATACTTCACTGATCAATCTTGAGACGTTAATTGATGATGCCAAGTGCTTCGAAATCCTGCGCCAACTTCGATGGCCACAAGGTATCGATTGCTATGATTGTCAATCCACAGAAATCGTCAAGCGAGGCTTTGATGAAGCTCAACCATTGCGTCAACGCTATCAGTGTAAGGCTTGTCACAAACGCTTCGACGACTTGAGTAATACGATTTTTGCAGGACATCATCAGCCTCTACAGACTTGGATTGTATGCTTGTACTTCCTGGGATTGAACCTGTCCAATCACCAAATTGCTCATGAACTTGACCTCAATAAAGATGATGTTCAGGATATGACATCTCAATTACGTTCTGGCATTGTTGCTACAAAGCCTGTCGTCACCTTGCAAGGGGAAGTTGAGTGTGATGAAGCCTATGTTATTGCTGGCCATAAAGGACGGCCAGAAGCGGTCAAAAAAAAGAGAGGAAGGGGCGCCGTCGTCGTCTGAAGACAAAATCCGGCAGAGGAACATTGAAGAAAGAGAAACCTCCGATCTTCGGCATGATCCAGCGTCAAGGAGAAGTTATTCTGAGGATGCTTCCCAATGTAAAGCAAGCCACCATTGCTCCGATAATCCAAGACTCTATCGTTGCTGGAACGTTGATTTACACTGATGAGTACAGCATTTATTCTCGTCTAACAAAGTGGGGATATGAACATAAAACCGTCTGTCACAGTGCGGGAGAATATGCTCGTGATGAGGATGGAGACGGATTCTTTGAAGTACATGTCAATACGATGGAAGGGTTCTGGTCCTTACTTCGATCTTGGCTGAGGCCGCACAGAGGTATTTCGCAAGAGAAGTTGCCGCTATATCTGGGTTTCTTTGAGTTCGTCCATAACACTCGGAAGCGAGGGAAGGGATTGCTTTCAGCTCTTTTAGAATGCCTCCTCAAGTAGATCCCTGGAATCCATAAAGAGCGTTACCCCTTAATGTAAGACTTGTCTTTGAAAAGTATAACGATAGTTAAGAAAACTAATGTTCGAAATATGTGTAAGAGAAATGTGACAGGCTCTGAAAATCTACTTGCAATAAAAATTGTAGGCGAATAAAATCCAGTTTTATTTATAAGGCCAATAACTGATGAAGAGTAAAGATAATTAGCTGAAGTACAACCAAATATAATTTCAGGGCAATTATATTTGGACAGAAGAAATAAGACAAGAAAAATCGCGAGATAGTTTGTTATAAACAAGTATGGTGAATCTAGGGCCGACAAAGAGAATATTAAGCTAATAGAAGCAGATAAAAAGTATGGAGAAGGAATAATTAGACTGAAGGATTGCAGAAAGTACCCAATCCTGAATATACCAAAAATTCCAGATAGATAGGTAAACGGTAGTATGAAAAAGAGAGAACCTATCCAATCCCAAAATCTAATATCTGAATTTAGTTGGATGTTATCAGGAAATAAAATTACTATTACAAGAAGAGTTAAACATCTTATCAGGAAAAATATTGCGAAAACATAGAATGCTTTCTTCCAATCAGTCTTCCTTCCTGAAATAGCTAGAGATGATAGTCTTCTCTGGTGAATTTTTTCAGTAATTATATAGAGTAATCCAATAAATGATATTAGTATGCATGATAAAAATAAGTATTGTATTGTCCAAGGCTGCTGATTAAACCATTGCCTGAACTGACCTGTCTGTGCACCACTAAATGCTCCCCATAGCCCGAAAGCAATGGCACATATAAAAAGCCAAAGGAAAAATGATAGAAATGCTAAAAAATATTGTTTCCAGCCATTCTTACCTAGATGTACTAAATCTAAATATGTAGATTTCATTGCATGTTACCTCTGATTTCTTATTGCTCAAAAATATCCTTTGTTAGTCCATGTCATACACACAAGTCTGATTTAAACTGAGAAATCAGACTGCGCTTTAGGAATGAAGATGTGGGGTTAACCCCAGGGCTATTTCATTCAAAATTGAGCGATGATGTGCCGGTTGCTGAACTTCAAAGAAAGCGTAAATAATTGCAATTTAATTCTTGTTAAGCCAAAACCTAGACTTTTATTGAAAATGATGTTTGAATTCATCAATTAGAAAAGTGTTGATAGCATTATTTACGCTTACAGCAGGGAACAAGTTATAGCTAAGTCTAACCATGGGATAAAACCCGAAATGAGCGGGCAATTAAATTAGCCAATCTACTGATTCAAAGCTACGACGCTCAACATCTAACAAATTTGAGTCTGTATGGTGAAGTCGCCAATCCTGCAAGATGTAATAAATTCGCTCGTTGTAATTGACCCAGTCATCTGCATACGTATCTGTCAAAGACTCTGGACCCGGGCTATTTCCCCCGCCTAAGTCATGATATTTTATGAGATCGTCTTTGATTCGTTCATCCCCAATAGCAAAATAGTCAACTAAATAGTTAGTGTACTGAGCTACAGTTGGATCATGCTCTGGAACATTGAATGCCACACTGCTAGAGCGTCCAGGATACTCTACTTTGATTGCTTCATTTGCTCTATCAGTACCTAAGTTTCCAGAAAAAAGATTAACGACATCACCATACCAGGGGATTTCTGTAAGGATGTCGTCAAGCGTTTCGTCTATGAGGAGCTGTTCATGCTGAACCAAGTTGTAGTTCCCTACTAGCGTTAGTTCCTGCTTTCTCTGCAAATTAGTCTCAAATCGTGCTTCATACCAAGCTTCAAAGCCATCTGAAAATTTTTGTTGGTCTGGATCTAACTGTTCAAGAAATGTTTGTAGTTTTTCTGTATTAGGTGTGGCGTCACCTATAAATTCTTCGTAGAAAGCAGCCAATTTTGGAGCTAGTTCTTCAAATAATAAAAGGTTCCCCTCTGCTATTTTTGTTCGCTGTGGACCTGTTGCCCCATTTGTAATGACAAGAGGTACCCCTCCTTCATTACGAATGACTTTACCGACGGCATCAGATGCCCAAACACCCCAATGTGCCCAATTAGCGCCTGAGTTCTCTCCTAGGAATTCGTCTAGCCGGACAGCAATCTCAGCGTAGGTTGCGGTGATCAGTTGGTTCCGGACACCTGTATTAGTCTCAGGGAGATGAGTAATTAAATCGACTGCTCCAGATAAATCAGATGTGTGTCTCAAACCTGCAGCAGCAAGGGCTTGTAATCCCTCAGATGGTATCGAGTTCTCATCTGAGATGTTGGTGCCAGAGATATCCGCATCGCCACTCATGATAAAGGCATATGCAGCGGCTGGATCATCTGCAAAGACTTGCCTGTCTAAAAGTGATTGATTTAAGTCAGCAAAGTTCAAGCTCCCATCTGGTAGATCATAGCGACCACTTGTCGTTTCGATTTGCTGGTAGAAATTGCGATCGTCTAGCAGATATTGAGCTGCATCCCTCAAATCTTCAGCATAAACGTAATAACCAGTGGAATACTTTGCACTGACAACAGCGTTTAGATCATCGGTCGAAATTGAACTATCAGGATTCTTGTGTTGTTTCGCAATATCGAGTTTATCAGCGTTGTTATAGATGGTTCGTAGATGCTGGTTTTGTGTCAAGAAAACATTGATTTCATCAATATCGAACTTAGAGTCTTCTCTGAGATCTCCAACAGCGCTGGCATCTCCATTGATTCTGAAGGCTTTCGCGAAGGAATCACTATCGTTTGCAACTTCCATGCGGGCAAACAGGATCGGATTATCAACGAGATACTGGGCAGCTTGCTGTAGCTCAGCATCAAAACTTTCGTCTGGATCAGCAATGATTTCAAGATCGGCCATACCAATGACGCTATCGATGTCTCCCTTACCCGCTGCAACATCAAAGACATCAGCGTTATTGCGAATCACGTCGAATGCTCGCATCGGAGTCATTGCCTGTTCATTTGACAAAGCGAGTGGAATAGGTTTTTCGCTTGTCGTTGGCGGTTGGGTTGATGACGGTTGAGAGACTGGTGTTAGAGACTGAGGTTCTGGAGAGGAATCAGGCAGATGTGCCGTATCCTCTAGTATTGGTGTCAGAGATTGAGGCTCTGGAGAGGAGTTAGGCAGATGTGCTGTATCATCAGGAGCTGGAGACTGAGGCTGACCGCTGGCCGTCGTTAAATTTAACCGATAAGATGTGCTTTCAGAGCCAGCTTCGGTAATTCGTACATAGTACTCCCCGGCCTCTAGCGTTTCTTGAATACGGTTGTTGGTGACTGTGTCTGCAGATCCGATTGTTCTACCCTTGCTGTCAAGCAAAGCGAGTTTCAGATCACTCTTCACATCAGGACCGCCAACATAAAGTTCAACCTCTTCAGGTTGCTCTAGGTTGAACTTGTAGACATCTTGCCGATCAAATTCATATCGCGATCTCTGATAGCCTAAGCTATCAGAAATATTGGAACCACCATTTTCAAGTGATATCTGCGTCGCCGTCGAAAGAGCATCATTGGGACGGGTCGAATCTTCTGGATCTTCGAGATGATGCCAATCTAAGGCTGACCAAGATTGAGCATCAACAACGCTCTCAAATCCAAGGCCATGTCCGTGATGGAAACGGCTAACAGCATCCGCAGTCTCTTTTCCAAAGTCTCCATCGGCCCCTCCCAGCGGTAGCTCATAGCCTAGATCAAGTAGTCTTTCCTGTAGCTCCTGTACTTTTGTCCCACTATCGCCAATTTGTAGTGTGCCCCCGTCATCAGAACTTTCTGGTGCTGATGACGGGGGAGCAGCAGGAATAGAGGCAGAACTCGCTTCACCAGGCCCCTGAGCCTCAAAACTGAATGAGGCTGCCCACGTTTGAGGTCCAACAATTCCATTATTTTCTAGTTCTGGATAAAGTTCCTGAAACGCCTGGGCAACTCCACGGCTTTGAGGTCCGAACTCACCATCAACAGCAATATCCCAACCCAAGTTCTGCATTTTCTGCTGCCAAAGCTGCACATTTGGGTCGTAGCTCAGAGAGTCGCCAGACTCGTATTCAAGTCTGTAGCCTGGGTACTCAGAGGAGGGTAGTGGACCTGGGGCTGTGACTGGTGGTACATCGCTTCCTCCTGTAGGTAGTTCTGAACCAGCTTCCCAGCCATTATCTTGCCACTGCTGAATCCGTTGTTCAGAGGCTTCAAAGTGCCCTGGATCTTCAAAGTTTCCAAATCTGGCCCCCCAGACATAACCTTTTTCATGAAAGTAGGGCGCGAGTTCAACGAGACCTCTATTGGTTAAACTATCTTCAGCGAAATCAAATGCTCCGCCAAAATTAAGGTCAATTGCTGTCCCCCAAGAGTGGTTAGAAATCGTTCCTGGTCTTTCATGGCCAGAGCTGTTTTTCTTAGGACGTATGTTTAACAAGCCACTGAGCTGTATTTGCTCATAGAGTGCGGGTTTTTCTGCTTTAACTTTGGCGAAAATCTCCTGCAAATCATCAAGCATTGGTCTGAGACCCGGCACCGTAAAAGGGCCTACATTTCGACTTTCAATTAGATTCTGATACTCAGGGGTAGCTCCGCCTATATTGGGGTTACCGATGGTAGCCAGCA
The genomic region above belongs to Acaryochloris marina S15 and contains:
- a CDS encoding peptidoglycan-binding protein codes for the protein MSFDVDTNGVSESTLTHAGLDPLSPRNSFGPSQNLFTDLGQGPQAMPDLPDLSSMNWDTGLQDQGKGQFENSLSSPMQPVLNEPESVNSWMDRVLTDIPIVDTAVRTSAGLITHSSVFIEQAAGSSRLLAKDTAEGIGETIRNWVATTAGSWNDPSNGIHNELNHQARAFVDGLGELATDIGNSQLLASVKKQLGSVSEGLDSWVGGINSSLGYVDDSSTSQEATVLEAAELRLQENLVNLSENPDFLKTFETAFGDDIEVSEAKELVSDFVSGDGGPEIKVVAAADLKGEGAFGDNTIFVSDQLLAQSSDNTEALDAVLLEEAGHYFDQKLNAIDSAGDEGAIFSRLARGKEIADADLLRLKYEDDHSTLILRVEGQTQPIHTSLSVEQSDSRTSYELQTGDTLWAIAERQLGDGARWTELENEDGTKFTEAEAKSLQIGQILYIPGEQLTAADSPVETVIELTSPPAQSDEFNPYTLVSGDTFWDIAQREFGDGHRWIEFQREDGTTFSETEANSLLAGEVIYIPGTVEEDEPTDQSPTASEPTVTSDIEYGTYIPDVNQAFLDKVVEISGRLNAVPEYLMAVMGFETAETYSPSIPNAYGSGATGLIQFMPETAQGLGTTTAELAQMSAIEQLDYVEKHFAMSSQLNTLEDTYMAVLWPAAVGQDPDRPIITKGDSPYNGNAGLDINKDGAITPREAANRVRDFLPSADLFDDTTSNGGGAAPVPDATNNYDSISAIWDDVTQERITTLHPTMQDEVIRFINRVDAELGIELRVTDAFRTFEEQDQLYQQGRNGNAGGIVTNAEGGESYHNYGLAVDVVEIKDGQANYGGDYWSQIAEIGKSEGLEWGGDFNNFVDQPHFQLTYDRSPGQLNELYESQRSTGQTTALNQIQGLEGDQAAPPDQPNLPALPLSEYPGYILEYESGDSLSYDPNVQLWQQKMQNLGWDITVDGEFGPQSQAIAQVFQELYSDLENDGIVGPQTWAASFALDARGPSDLNTEPLATPITPPAGGEPNYLELVSIPNKTTISPGLSTPDTDFMLATIGNPNIGGATPEYQNLIESRNVGPFTVPGLRPMLDDLQEIFAKVKAEKPALYEQIQLSGLLNIRPKKNSSGHERPGTISNHSWGTAIDLNFGGAFDFAEDSLTNRGLVELAPYFHEKGYVWGARFGNFEDPGHFEASEQRIQQWQDNGWEAGSELPTGGSDVPPVTAPGPLPSSEYPGYRLEYESGDSLSYDPNVQLWQQKMQNLGWDIAVDGEFGPQSRGVAQAFQELYPELENNGIVGPQTWAASFSFEAQGPGEASSASIPAAPPSSAPESSDDGGTLQIGDSGTKVQELQERLLDLGYELPLGGADGDFGKETADAVSRFHHGHGLGFESVVDAQSWSALDWHHLEDPEDSTRPNDALSTATQISLENGGSNISDSLGYQRSRYEFDRQDVYKFNLEQPEEVELYVGGPDVKSDLKLALLDSKGRTIGSADTVTNNRIQETLEAGEYYVRITEAGSESTSYRLNLTTASGQPQSPAPDDTAHLPNSSPEPQSLTPILEDTAHLPDSSPEPQSLTPVSQPSSTQPPTTSEKPIPLALSNEQAMTPMRAFDVIRNNADVFDVAAGKGDIDSVIGMADLEIIADPDESFDAELQQAAQYLVDNPILFARMEVANDSDSFAKAFRINGDASAVGDLREDSKFDIDEINVFLTQNQHLRTIYNNADKLDIAKQHKNPDSSISTDDLNAVVSAKYSTGYYVYAEDLRDAAQYLLDDRNFYQQIETTSGRYDLPDGSLNFADLNQSLLDRQVFADDPAAAYAFIMSGDADISGTNISDENSIPSEGLQALAAAGLRHTSDLSGAVDLITHLPETNTGVRNQLITATYAEIAVRLDEFLGENSGANWAHWGVWASDAVGKVIRNEGGVPLVITNGATGPQRTKIAEGNLLLFEELAPKLAAFYEEFIGDATPNTEKLQTFLEQLDPDQQKFSDGFEAWYEARFETNLQRKQELTLVGNYNLVQHEQLLIDETLDDILTEIPWYGDVVNLFSGNLGTDRANEAIKVEYPGRSSSVAFNVPEHDPTVAQYTNYLVDYFAIGDERIKDDLIKYHDLGGGNSPGPESLTDTYADDWVNYNERIYYILQDWRLHHTDSNLLDVERRSFESVDWLI